One part of the Rothia sp. ZJ932 genome encodes these proteins:
- a CDS encoding peptidylprolyl isomerase, which yields MTATAKATIHTNHGDIVVNLFGNHAPLTVKNFIGLSDGTQEWRHPRTGEVQNGPLYKDVVFHRIIRDFMIQGGDPLGQGIGGPGYQFKDEIHPELSFNKPYLLAMANAGPGTNGSQFFITTVETPWLNGRHTIFGEVADEDSKKVVDAIEGVATGAMDRPVEDVVISSVDIEQL from the coding sequence ATGACTGCAACAGCTAAAGCAACTATTCATACCAACCACGGCGACATCGTTGTTAACCTCTTCGGTAACCACGCGCCGCTCACCGTTAAGAACTTCATCGGTCTGTCAGATGGCACCCAGGAATGGCGCCACCCCCGCACCGGCGAAGTACAGAACGGCCCCCTCTACAAGGACGTCGTTTTCCACCGCATCATTCGTGACTTCATGATTCAGGGCGGTGACCCCCTGGGGCAGGGCATCGGTGGCCCCGGCTACCAGTTCAAGGACGAGATTCACCCCGAACTCTCCTTCAACAAGCCCTACCTGCTGGCAATGGCTAACGCTGGCCCCGGCACCAACGGTTCACAGTTCTTCATCACTACCGTTGAGACCCCTTGGCTCAACGGCCGCCACACCATCTTCGGTGAGGTAGCAGATGAGGATTCCAAGAAGGTTGTAGACGCTATTGAAGGCGTAGCAACCGGCGCTATGGATCGCCCCGTTGAAGATGTTGTTATCTCATCAGTAGATATCGAACAGCTCTAA
- a CDS encoding rhomboid family intramembrane serine protease: MNQQDPYSPDDGARDFQAPQPTRYGAYEEHQQFPTCARHPDQVSYVRCGRCARPTCGQCQIPLEVGMICTDCYRQATGKNYHQEQRKARGGVWANYPVTMVLIVLNLLIYAAQVILPGATVLQHLAFNGQYVQYTDEWWRMLTAGFVHSQSNIAHVGMNMFTLYLFGQALEPLMGRVKYLLTYLLAILGGSLAVLMIAPTATVVGASGGVFGLFGALLVLTKLRGGNTRSLATLIAINFAFGLIFPNISWEGHLGGLIAGALVAYLLQLINKKPAVHR; this comes from the coding sequence GTGAACCAGCAAGACCCCTATTCACCGGATGATGGTGCACGAGATTTTCAGGCACCTCAACCTACCCGTTACGGTGCCTACGAAGAGCACCAGCAGTTTCCCACCTGTGCTCGCCACCCCGATCAGGTGAGCTATGTGCGCTGCGGTCGATGCGCGCGTCCTACCTGTGGACAATGCCAGATACCGCTTGAAGTAGGGATGATCTGCACTGACTGCTATAGGCAGGCGACCGGCAAGAATTACCATCAAGAGCAGCGTAAAGCCCGCGGCGGGGTGTGGGCGAATTACCCTGTGACGATGGTGCTGATTGTGCTCAACCTCCTAATATATGCAGCTCAGGTTATATTGCCGGGTGCGACTGTTCTGCAGCACCTAGCCTTCAACGGGCAGTACGTTCAGTACACAGACGAGTGGTGGCGTATGCTTACCGCAGGTTTTGTACACTCACAATCCAACATCGCCCACGTGGGTATGAATATGTTTACTCTCTACCTCTTTGGGCAGGCTCTGGAACCGCTCATGGGTAGGGTCAAATATTTGCTGACCTACCTGCTGGCGATTTTGGGTGGATCTTTAGCTGTTCTGATGATTGCCCCCACCGCGACGGTGGTAGGTGCCTCAGGCGGCGTCTTTGGTCTCTTCGGTGCCCTTTTGGTGCTAACCAAACTGCGCGGCGGCAACACCCGCTCTCTCGCGACCCTTATCGCCATCAACTTCGCCTTCGGGCTGATCTTCCCCAATATCTCTTGGGAAGGTCACCTCGGCGGTCTTATTGCTGGCGCCCTCGTTGCTTATCTGCTGCAACTGATAAACAAAAAACCGGCAGTCCACAGGTAA
- a CDS encoding PepSY domain-containing protein, producing MMKKTTYAATGIFTLLALSACGSNTAEPAPEASTVTVTAEAPASTPAADANTSNAAAKTSAASSATSQSSVSKVSPALDVAGAVDAVRKAHPNAQIVSISADDDSDHWDVSAIENNKELDIHIHGTQVELEDVDVDHDSDSDDIRDAGEARVDIKDAIATAQGEKPGEEVESVSLDRIDAQNNRLVWEVSFDVVGNDDEVDVDAVTGEVVTR from the coding sequence ATGATGAAGAAAACTACATACGCAGCAACAGGAATTTTCACCCTTCTCGCCTTGAGCGCATGCGGTTCAAACACCGCAGAACCTGCTCCCGAGGCATCAACTGTCACCGTGACCGCAGAGGCACCGGCATCCACCCCGGCAGCCGATGCAAACACCTCAAATGCAGCAGCTAAAACTTCAGCGGCAAGCTCAGCAACCAGCCAGTCCTCAGTATCAAAGGTTTCACCTGCCCTTGATGTAGCGGGCGCGGTAGATGCAGTGCGCAAAGCGCATCCCAATGCGCAGATTGTCTCTATCAGTGCTGATGACGATTCAGACCACTGGGATGTTAGCGCCATCGAGAATAATAAAGAACTCGATATTCACATTCACGGCACCCAGGTTGAGCTTGAAGATGTTGATGTAGATCATGATTCTGACAGCGACGATATTCGCGATGCCGGCGAGGCGCGGGTTGATATCAAGGACGCAATCGCTACCGCGCAGGGCGAGAAACCCGGCGAAGAGGTAGAGAGCGTGAGCCTTGACCGCATTGATGCCCAGAACAACCGCCTGGTATGGGAAGTTTCCTTTGATGTTGTTGGCAACGACGATGAGGTAGACGTTGATGCGGTAACCGGTGAGGTTGTTACTCGCTAA
- a CDS encoding TspO/MBR family protein, producing MLTSHYIDGWYATAHKVLWNSPNFVFAPVWTLLYIVIGIAGWKLWQNSATTGNLMTLYWVQLVLNAV from the coding sequence ATGCTTACCTCCCACTATATTGACGGCTGGTACGCTACTGCTCACAAAGTGCTCTGGAACTCGCCCAACTTCGTCTTTGCCCCGGTGTGGACCCTGCTTTATATTGTGATCGGCATTGCCGGCTGGAAGCTGTGGCAGAACTCCGCTACCACCGGAAACCTGATGACTCTCTACTGGGTGCAGCTGGTGCTTAATGCTGTATAG
- a CDS encoding shikimate 5-dehydrogenase, producing the protein MSSSETFVGRPPLNRDTTVCISLSGRPSNHGIKFHNYLYEKFGLDFLYKAMTTTDIKAAIGGVRALGIRGCSVSMPFKKDVIPLMDEIDHSAEVIGAVNTIVNTDGYLHAYNTDLIAVASLLKSHTVDPSLPFALRGSGGMAAAVAGAFFDAGFTQGTIIARNEEAGRALATKYGYEWVSSPEGVQTPVIVNVTPIGMAGGAKEHELSFPQVAIDAASIVFDVVAMPVETPLIQAGRAAGKEVITGGEVIALQAAEQFRLYTGVEVSAADVEEAEAQAS; encoded by the coding sequence ATGTCTTCATCAGAAACCTTCGTTGGACGCCCACCACTCAACCGCGATACGACGGTGTGCATTTCTCTCTCGGGTCGCCCTTCAAACCACGGCATCAAGTTCCACAACTACCTGTATGAGAAGTTCGGTCTAGACTTTCTCTATAAGGCAATGACCACCACCGACATTAAGGCAGCTATTGGTGGCGTGCGAGCCTTAGGTATTCGCGGGTGTTCCGTATCGATGCCTTTCAAAAAAGACGTCATCCCACTCATGGACGAAATCGACCATTCGGCAGAGGTCATTGGCGCGGTCAATACCATTGTGAACACCGACGGTTACTTGCATGCCTACAACACCGACCTTATTGCGGTGGCTTCTCTTCTGAAAAGCCACACGGTTGATCCGTCTCTACCCTTTGCTCTGCGCGGTTCGGGCGGCATGGCGGCGGCTGTTGCGGGGGCTTTCTTTGATGCCGGTTTCACGCAGGGAACCATTATTGCCCGCAATGAAGAAGCAGGACGCGCGCTAGCAACCAAATACGGTTACGAATGGGTTTCTTCACCCGAAGGTGTGCAGACCCCCGTTATTGTGAATGTAACTCCTATTGGCATGGCTGGGGGTGCTAAGGAGCATGAACTTTCTTTCCCCCAGGTAGCTATCGACGCCGCGTCCATAGTGTTTGATGTGGTCGCTATGCCGGTGGAGACTCCCCTGATTCAGGCGGGCAGAGCAGCTGGCAAAGAGGTTATTACCGGCGGCGAAGTCATCGCCCTGCAGGCGGCTGAGCAGTTTAGGCTCTACACCGGCGTTGAGGTGTCAGCGGCAGATGTAGAGGAAGCAGAGGCGCAGGCAAGCTAA
- a CDS encoding glutaredoxin domain-containing protein, with product MSASRPQGTQVEAEKFMEDGGVVVYWREGCPFCKRLDKSLGELGDKALWVNVWEDSAGSDFIKSVNDGNEIVPTVAVSRETFVAAGDDTRSKAATLIEESSK from the coding sequence ATGTCAGCATCACGCCCGCAGGGCACCCAGGTTGAGGCAGAAAAGTTCATGGAGGACGGCGGTGTTGTCGTTTACTGGCGTGAGGGTTGCCCCTTCTGCAAGCGTCTTGATAAGTCTTTGGGCGAGCTGGGCGATAAGGCACTGTGGGTGAATGTTTGGGAGGATTCAGCGGGTTCTGACTTCATCAAGAGCGTCAATGACGGAAATGAGATTGTGCCTACCGTAGCTGTTTCACGTGAAACATTTGTGGCTGCTGGCGATGATACGCGCTCAAAGGCAGCAACTCTTATTGAAGAGAGCAGCAAATAA
- a CDS encoding CsbD family protein has protein sequence MSAENTFDKLAGKAKEVGGDITGDQRLESEGKVDQVKAAVEEKIEDVKGVVEGIKDSLTDNK, from the coding sequence ATGAGCGCAGAAAACACTTTCGATAAGTTGGCTGGCAAGGCTAAAGAGGTTGGTGGCGACATCACCGGCGATCAGCGTCTTGAGTCAGAAGGCAAGGTAGACCAGGTTAAGGCTGCTGTTGAAGAGAAGATTGAAGATGTCAAGGGTGTTGTAGAGGGCATCAAGGATTCTTTGACTGACAACAAGTAA
- a CDS encoding ribosome recycling factor has translation MTPIGFGINGKVSEGLNAGKDAVNNKAGKEVVTDEHVEKAESIINDKPSGFGK, from the coding sequence ATGACACCTATAGGTTTCGGTATCAATGGTAAAGTCAGCGAGGGTCTGAACGCTGGTAAGGACGCAGTCAATAACAAGGCTGGCAAAGAGGTTGTTACCGACGAGCACGTTGAAAAGGCAGAGAGCATTATCAACGACAAGCCCTCAGGCTTCGGTAAGTAG
- a CDS encoding galactokinase family protein: MTIIEPAWASEPDHKVLVARVRDAFVAKYGVEPDGVWSAPGRLNLLGEYIDFLGGSCMPMPLPYRTYVAGRLRRDGVLRAESVQMPGDERTVVIRDIHPGNLKGWFTYVAGVAWSLNQEAGDITLPAEFGADLMIDSNVPVGGGLSSSAAIECSTVLALMDLSVTLRQQVLDASSANGELRARLAQVCIRAENKVAGAHTGGLDQTASLRSAPGQALVVDFRDFSLQPVDVDLESAGLSFLVVNTNTPHELAGGEFAARRAVTECATQALGLAYLRDALPDDLRCAGLGEAEAKQWRLAAIDDLTNKAMVAMDSVTRCTEAPRGWVRHAFHDMCLVERAAYVISVADAQSPAAWSELGNLFTESFVSMRDELQVSRPEINTAVDACLDAGALGSRIVGGGFGGAVMALVETDSLYAVSQAVADAYAARGYASPEFLPMSPGFPAQRDH, encoded by the coding sequence GTGACTATTATTGAGCCTGCCTGGGCATCTGAACCTGACCACAAGGTGCTGGTAGCGCGCGTCCGCGATGCGTTTGTGGCTAAGTACGGTGTAGAGCCGGATGGGGTGTGGTCGGCTCCCGGTCGCCTGAACTTGTTGGGTGAGTACATTGATTTTTTGGGTGGCTCGTGTATGCCTATGCCTCTGCCGTACCGCACCTATGTGGCGGGCAGGTTGCGTCGTGATGGGGTTTTGCGTGCTGAGTCGGTGCAGATGCCTGGGGACGAGCGCACCGTGGTGATTCGCGATATTCACCCGGGCAATCTTAAGGGTTGGTTTACCTATGTTGCCGGTGTTGCTTGGTCGTTGAATCAGGAGGCTGGTGATATTACCCTGCCTGCTGAATTCGGCGCGGATTTGATGATTGATTCAAACGTTCCGGTCGGTGGCGGGCTGTCGTCATCTGCGGCAATTGAGTGTTCAACGGTTCTTGCGCTCATGGATCTTTCTGTTACCTTGCGTCAGCAGGTTTTAGATGCCAGCTCAGCGAATGGTGAGTTGCGGGCGCGTCTTGCTCAGGTCTGTATTCGCGCTGAGAATAAGGTGGCAGGTGCCCATACGGGTGGTTTGGATCAGACGGCGTCGCTGCGTTCGGCACCCGGTCAGGCTTTGGTTGTTGATTTCCGTGATTTTTCGTTGCAGCCGGTTGATGTAGATCTTGAGAGTGCCGGTCTGAGTTTTTTGGTGGTTAACACTAATACTCCGCATGAGCTTGCCGGTGGTGAGTTCGCTGCGCGTCGTGCTGTGACGGAGTGCGCCACCCAGGCGTTGGGGTTGGCTTATCTGCGCGATGCTCTGCCCGATGATTTGCGCTGTGCAGGGTTGGGTGAGGCTGAGGCTAAGCAGTGGCGTCTTGCTGCTATCGATGATCTCACTAACAAAGCGATGGTTGCTATGGATTCCGTTACCCGTTGCACCGAGGCACCGCGTGGGTGGGTGCGTCACGCTTTCCATGATATGTGTCTAGTAGAGCGCGCCGCCTACGTTATTTCGGTGGCGGATGCGCAGTCCCCCGCCGCATGGTCTGAGTTGGGCAACCTGTTTACGGAGTCCTTTGTGTCGATGCGCGATGAGTTGCAGGTTTCACGCCCTGAGATCAATACGGCGGTGGATGCGTGTTTGGACGCAGGTGCCTTGGGTTCGCGCATTGTGGGCGGTGGTTTTGGTGGTGCTGTCATGGCGCTGGTAGAAACTGACAGCCTTTATGCAGTGTCGCAGGCAGTTGCCGATGCCTATGCGGCGCGGGGGTACGCGTCCCCTGAATTTCTGCCGATGTCACCGGGGTTCCCCGCGCAGCGCGATCACTAA
- a CDS encoding TetR/AcrR family transcriptional regulator, which produces MVGRMVGMALTREKILDTAFTVLSQYGLADLSMRRLAAELGVAPGALYYHIKNKQDLLSHLASRLLVDVPVSSPTPVSVDEKVTAVVDASARVYEKLVGIREGAEVVRLALALHPQRLVFLTDLDAVFGEQVPGAADASDPALAAKTVLHCMLSLIEEEQTRALVTAAELSTVAPAYYALSIEAVARGFLVSHSL; this is translated from the coding sequence GTGGTGGGTAGAATGGTTGGCATGGCGCTCACCCGTGAAAAGATTCTTGATACAGCTTTTACTGTGCTGTCGCAGTATGGTCTGGCTGATTTGTCGATGCGCCGTCTTGCCGCTGAGTTGGGCGTTGCTCCGGGTGCCCTCTACTACCACATCAAAAATAAGCAGGATCTGCTAAGTCACCTTGCATCGCGTCTTTTGGTTGATGTTCCGGTATCTTCACCCACACCGGTGTCTGTTGATGAGAAGGTGACGGCGGTGGTGGACGCGTCCGCCCGGGTTTACGAGAAGCTGGTGGGTATTCGTGAGGGTGCTGAGGTAGTGCGTCTTGCTTTGGCTTTGCACCCGCAGCGGTTGGTGTTCCTCACTGACCTTGATGCTGTTTTCGGTGAGCAGGTGCCTGGGGCGGCAGATGCGTCCGACCCCGCTCTTGCGGCGAAAACCGTGCTGCACTGCATGCTTTCGCTCATTGAGGAAGAGCAGACGCGCGCCCTGGTTACAGCCGCCGAGCTGTCTACTGTTGCCCCAGCGTACTATGCCCTGTCGATTGAAGCGGTCGCACGAGGGTTTTTGGTTTCACACTCGCTCTAA
- a CDS encoding ATPase encodes MNTKFLLSPAYLVSVGAMLVGALLAGTAYMTVGWILFITGLALNAMALVVLANREQLRRASDSQTPGRAKTSTATPTPVSKKAQSNEKRGKNSQQTEKIFPQK; translated from the coding sequence ATGAACACTAAATTTCTGCTATCACCGGCGTACCTAGTCTCTGTGGGTGCTATGCTTGTGGGCGCTTTGCTCGCGGGGACCGCCTACATGACGGTGGGATGGATTCTGTTCATCACTGGACTTGCCCTCAACGCTATGGCGCTGGTTGTTCTCGCCAACCGCGAGCAGCTGCGCCGCGCGTCCGACTCTCAAACCCCTGGTCGAGCGAAAACCTCAACCGCTACACCCACGCCGGTCAGCAAAAAAGCACAGAGCAACGAGAAGCGGGGCAAAAATTCGCAGCAGACAGAGAAAATATTCCCGCAGAAATAA
- a CDS encoding GMC oxidoreductase, producing the protein MNTPNPRIAIIGSGYGGAVAAYQLTQAGYSVELIEMGADWEKIPAKNGKKFTSMVSPSERSMWFKDRTDMPLGSLMYLDIVNKNIDRGPGVLDIEKFEHMKVYVGRGVGGGSLVNGGMAVTPDRAFFEHVLPSVDADEMYATYFPLANQLLSVEEPPKDLLQNSKWYGFSRVGVAHATKAGFSSTTVPNVYDWDYMREESFNNVPRSALDGQVIFGNDHGKKSLPKTLLAHAFATGRVKLREFTEVVTIQHHKDNSTFSLTLNTINASGETTGRTVEVYDKVILAAGSIGTSKLLTAAKARNTIEDLPEETGKKWGPNGNIMTARWLGLDTTTGCFQSGIPANGVTNWDGSEQSVFAEVAPFPAGIETHTSLYLAITNNPNLADFTWNEEKQATDLNWDSKMAEPSVTSTRNFFDTINRANPGTGYRYDLFEGGAPFADYFSYHPLGGMILNEATDNYGEVKNVPGLFVMDGSLIPGKIGVNPFVTITALALRNINALLTANRFTTTTK; encoded by the coding sequence TTGAACACCCCCAACCCCCGCATTGCTATTATCGGCTCAGGATACGGTGGAGCCGTAGCCGCTTACCAGCTCACCCAAGCTGGCTACTCTGTAGAACTCATTGAAATGGGAGCCGACTGGGAGAAAATCCCCGCTAAGAATGGCAAAAAGTTCACCAGCATGGTTTCCCCCAGCGAACGCTCTATGTGGTTCAAAGACCGCACCGACATGCCCTTGGGTTCCCTCATGTACCTCGATATCGTCAACAAAAATATCGACAGAGGCCCCGGCGTCCTTGATATTGAAAAGTTCGAGCACATGAAGGTATATGTCGGACGAGGCGTCGGCGGCGGATCACTCGTCAACGGTGGTATGGCAGTCACTCCCGACCGCGCCTTCTTTGAGCACGTGTTGCCCAGCGTTGACGCTGATGAAATGTATGCCACCTACTTCCCGCTCGCCAACCAGCTTCTTTCGGTGGAGGAGCCTCCCAAAGATCTTTTGCAGAACTCCAAGTGGTACGGTTTCTCACGCGTTGGAGTAGCCCATGCTACTAAGGCAGGATTCTCTAGCACCACCGTCCCCAATGTTTACGACTGGGATTACATGCGTGAAGAATCCTTCAACAATGTTCCGCGTTCTGCGCTAGATGGTCAGGTTATTTTCGGTAATGACCACGGCAAAAAGTCGTTGCCCAAAACCCTTCTTGCCCATGCTTTTGCAACAGGACGCGTAAAGTTACGTGAGTTCACCGAAGTTGTCACTATTCAGCACCACAAAGATAACAGCACTTTCTCGCTAACCCTCAACACCATCAATGCTTCCGGTGAAACTACCGGACGCACGGTTGAGGTGTATGACAAGGTTATTCTTGCTGCCGGTTCTATTGGTACCAGCAAGCTGCTCACTGCAGCTAAAGCACGCAATACTATTGAGGATCTTCCCGAAGAAACCGGTAAGAAGTGGGGACCCAACGGCAATATCATGACTGCGCGGTGGCTTGGTTTGGACACTACTACAGGATGTTTCCAGTCAGGTATTCCAGCTAATGGTGTTACTAACTGGGACGGTAGTGAGCAGTCGGTCTTCGCTGAGGTTGCGCCTTTCCCCGCAGGTATTGAGACGCATACTAGTCTTTACCTTGCAATTACCAATAACCCCAATTTGGCAGATTTCACATGGAACGAAGAGAAGCAGGCTACGGATCTCAACTGGGATTCGAAGATGGCAGAGCCTTCTGTGACCTCTACTCGTAATTTCTTTGACACCATTAATAGAGCTAACCCGGGTACTGGTTACAGGTATGACTTGTTTGAAGGCGGCGCTCCTTTTGCCGACTACTTTTCTTACCATCCTCTCGGCGGAATGATTCTTAATGAAGCTACTGATAATTACGGTGAGGTTAAGAATGTTCCGGGGCTGTTTGTGATGGATGGCTCTCTGATTCCTGGCAAGATCGGTGTCAATCCTTTTGTCACTATCACAGCTCTTGCACTGCGTAATATCAATGCGCTACTCACTGCTAATCGTTTCACCACCACTACTAAATAA
- a CDS encoding trypsin-like serine protease produces the protein MPFFSPRKVVSILAASAALLAGSLAPASALYKGTPVTDTDPHAHQVLALSGIGSCTAVALSPEWALTAAHCITQNPGAHHTVYTGVERSQHQAHTADAVKIAPMGDLALVHLKDHLSLESYPELPSESFKKGDRGLAYGWGVGTGNRLTTTESVVANNGYHSGYNRGFFFTTIHQGDSRPRSGDSGSPFFVNNQVHGILSSSGADSNPATNYSDVFDQVDWIEHTIN, from the coding sequence ATGCCTTTTTTCAGTCCCCGAAAAGTAGTTTCAATCCTTGCTGCAAGTGCAGCACTGCTTGCAGGAAGCTTGGCGCCCGCTAGCGCACTTTACAAAGGAACCCCTGTAACAGATACAGATCCCCACGCACACCAGGTTCTTGCGCTTTCTGGCATCGGCTCTTGCACTGCTGTAGCACTGTCACCCGAATGGGCTCTTACCGCAGCACACTGCATCACCCAAAATCCTGGAGCACACCATACGGTTTACACCGGGGTGGAACGCTCTCAGCATCAGGCACACACCGCTGACGCGGTAAAGATTGCCCCTATGGGCGACCTAGCCCTGGTACACCTCAAAGATCACCTATCACTTGAAAGCTACCCAGAGCTTCCTTCAGAATCCTTTAAGAAGGGCGATCGCGGGCTTGCTTATGGCTGGGGCGTTGGCACCGGCAACCGCTTGACCACCACTGAATCCGTAGTGGCCAACAATGGTTATCATTCTGGCTATAACCGTGGATTCTTCTTTACAACCATCCACCAGGGCGATTCCCGACCGCGCTCGGGCGATTCAGGTAGCCCGTTCTTTGTCAACAATCAGGTGCATGGCATCCTTTCTTCATCGGGAGCCGATAGCAACCCTGCCACCAACTACTCTGACGTTTTTGATCAGGTCGATTGGATCGAGCACACGATCAACTAG
- a CDS encoding MarR family winged helix-turn-helix transcriptional regulator: protein MTSKTMPNTDETSLSPVDLWQLYIDSGDYLRELTDRTLKKRAGIRLVDYKLLHLLVESPDAINSGELRMGVLSHSLRISPSRLTYQINSLVKQGLVHKCKADKDRRGLAVSITDKGYEIFSEAYEVYYSVIGDIVFKNISNEETAMLRNIYAKILKATIEYDNKDI from the coding sequence ATGACATCAAAAACTATGCCAAACACCGATGAGACCTCCCTCTCACCCGTTGATCTGTGGCAGCTCTATATAGATTCCGGTGATTACTTGCGGGAACTCACCGACCGCACGCTCAAAAAACGTGCCGGTATTAGGCTCGTTGACTACAAGCTGTTGCACTTACTGGTGGAATCTCCCGACGCTATTAACAGCGGAGAGTTGCGCATGGGCGTACTCTCTCATTCCCTGCGCATTTCACCTTCGCGTTTGACCTACCAGATCAATTCGCTGGTTAAACAGGGGCTGGTTCACAAGTGCAAAGCAGACAAAGACAGACGAGGCCTAGCAGTCAGCATTACCGATAAAGGTTACGAGATTTTTTCTGAAGCCTACGAGGTCTACTACTCGGTGATTGGCGACATCGTTTTCAAAAACATTAGCAATGAGGAAACCGCGATGCTCAGGAACATTTATGCAAAGATTCTGAAAGCCACCATCGAGTATGACAATAAAGATATATAG
- a CDS encoding CrcB family protein — protein MFSAAVHTLRGEILKLHKIPPGAWVFVGGGAGAVTRYFILEITPWDGLLMGYKIPWDVLLINCVGAIALGFLTGYMQSGVRTGRTRPHSDAVRLGLGAGFLGGFTTYSTLAMGILRLTRGGSPASALFYASISLLLGFFLCWWAMIAGERFAHRTVGGLS, from the coding sequence ATGTTTTCGGCGGCGGTGCACACATTGAGGGGTGAAATTTTGAAATTACACAAAATTCCACCTGGAGCCTGGGTTTTTGTTGGGGGAGGTGCAGGTGCCGTGACACGCTACTTCATCCTAGAGATCACCCCCTGGGATGGTCTTCTGATGGGGTACAAGATTCCCTGGGACGTTCTACTCATCAACTGCGTGGGAGCTATCGCGTTAGGGTTCCTGACCGGGTACATGCAATCCGGGGTTCGTACGGGGCGGACGCGACCTCACTCCGACGCTGTACGTTTGGGGCTGGGTGCAGGGTTCTTGGGCGGATTTACAACATATTCGACTCTGGCTATGGGAATCCTAAGGCTCACGCGCGGGGGAAGCCCGGCAAGTGCTCTTTTCTACGCGAGTATCAGCCTGCTACTGGGTTTCTTTTTATGCTGGTGGGCAATGATCGCCGGTGAAAGGTTCGCTCATCGCACCGTAGGTGGTCTCTCATGA
- a CDS encoding CrcB family protein, with translation MTLMLTGAIFIAGGVGAWCRYTLDKLMKSALPRKTYLSIPLINAAGSLMLGALVGALPLFAPELTSFSTFPAIAGIGFLGAFTTFSTAMVEAVTAARNARPALACWLLCGQLMVCIIAAWCGFFAPFLITLMRR, from the coding sequence ATGACTTTGATGCTGACCGGGGCTATATTTATTGCCGGTGGGGTAGGTGCCTGGTGTAGATACACACTGGATAAGCTCATGAAATCTGCCCTGCCGCGCAAAACGTATCTTTCTATACCGCTGATTAATGCCGCAGGTTCGCTGATGCTGGGCGCGCTCGTAGGGGCACTGCCCTTATTCGCACCAGAACTCACCTCCTTCTCGACCTTCCCAGCCATCGCGGGAATTGGTTTTTTGGGAGCCTTCACCACCTTCTCAACAGCCATGGTCGAAGCTGTCACCGCCGCGAGGAACGCGCGTCCGGCTCTCGCCTGCTGGCTACTGTGCGGTCAGCTCATGGTGTGCATTATCGCTGCCTGGTGCGGTTTCTTTGCGCCATTTTTGATAACACTGATGAGAAGGTAG
- a CDS encoding VanZ family protein — MNLADLLVQAVILWVGLGLILVPIYLTTSHHWKEKVQRHWYIVLPLFLLYICTVISFTFLPLPDDSEFKCNSSLYYPRFFPGWSLQFALRDSGGNLLSALSSTYVLQVILNVLLFLPLGVFLHRVLGFNFRSCVLVGFAATMLIELTQATGLWGYYDCPYRTFDVEDLMANTLGCAAGWILCEALRLHGKRELPSL; from the coding sequence ATGAACCTAGCTGATCTTTTAGTGCAAGCCGTCATCCTGTGGGTGGGCTTGGGGCTGATTCTGGTGCCCATTTACCTGACTACCAGCCACCACTGGAAAGAAAAAGTACAGCGACACTGGTACATCGTTCTGCCGCTTTTTCTGCTGTACATCTGCACAGTCATTTCATTTACTTTCCTGCCACTACCTGATGACAGTGAGTTCAAATGTAACTCCAGCCTCTACTACCCACGCTTCTTTCCCGGATGGAGCCTGCAGTTTGCTTTGAGAGATAGCGGCGGCAACCTTTTATCGGCTTTGTCTAGTACATATGTTCTTCAGGTAATACTTAACGTGCTTCTCTTTCTGCCGCTCGGAGTCTTTCTGCACCGCGTCCTAGGATTCAATTTTCGCTCCTGTGTTCTGGTGGGTTTTGCTGCAACCATGCTTATTGAACTCACCCAAGCAACCGGGCTTTGGGGCTACTACGACTGCCCCTACCGCACCTTCGACGTAGAAGATCTCATGGCAAATACGCTTGGCTGCGCCGCGGGATGGATTCTCTGCGAAGCACTGCGCCTACACGGCAAACGCGAACTGCCCAGCCTGTAA